The following are encoded in a window of Cygnus atratus isolate AKBS03 ecotype Queensland, Australia chromosome 8, CAtr_DNAZoo_HiC_assembly, whole genome shotgun sequence genomic DNA:
- the REG4 gene encoding regenerating islet-derived protein 4 has product MVAAARRALLLLGCTAILQVTAGTRFLLNCPEGWSYYKSSCFRYFRQLRTWDEAEAQCQSSHSEAHLVWVEEPKEAATLRRVISYYQRSQPVWLGLYHQQQSKSWRWTNGDEYDDSSKLPGNGAQGGDCALLTQTSGFSVWSSADCKRRHHFICKFTPSQ; this is encoded by the exons ATGGTGGCAGCGGCCAGGCgtgccctcctgctgctgggctgcacgGCGATCCTGCAGGTCACCG CAGGCACCAGGTTCCTGCTCAACTGCCCCGAGGGCTGGTCCTACTACAAGTCCAGCTGCTTCAGGTATTTCCGCCAGCTCCGCACATGGGACGAGGCAGAG GCACAGTGCCAGAGCAGCCACTCTGAAGCCCACCTGGTGTGGGTGGAGGAGCCCAAGGAGGCGGCCACCCTGCGCAGGGTCATCTCCTACTACCAGCGCTCACAGCCCGTCTGGTTGGGCCTCtaccaccagcagcag AGCAAAAGCTGGCGGTGGACCAACGGGGACGAGTATGATGACTCCAGCAAGCTTCCAGGGAACGGTGCCCAAGGTGGGGACTGCGCCCTGCTGACCCAAACCAGCG GCTTTTCCGTGTGGTCCAGCGCTGACTGCAAGCGGCGGCACCACTTCATCTGCAAGTTCACTCCCTCGCAGTGA
- the HMGCS2 gene encoding hydroxymethylglutaryl-CoA synthase, mitochondrial, translating into MLRLVGRAARCWGARRGPARAPRVSQCPAATQPARLSSTAAAVASTGTWPKDVGILALEVYFPAQYVEQAELERYDGVEAGKYTRGLGQQQMGFCAAHEDINSLCLTVVQRLVERGRLSWDAIGRLEVGTETVIDKSKAVKTVLMELFRDSGNSDVEGIDTTNACYGGTASLFNAAAWVESSAWDGRYAVVVCGDIAVYATGNARPTGGAGAIAMLVGPNAPLVLERGLRGTHMEHAYDFYKPDLASEYPVVDGPLSIQCYLRALDRCYAVYRRKAESQWQKAGIHRPFTLDDFKFIIFHTPFCKLVQKSVGRLLLNDFLAAPNPDTASGVYKGLQPFRGVKLEDTYTSKEVEKAFQAASQEIFNQKTKPSLLLSSRNGNMYTPSMYGCLASLLAQCSAQDLAGSRIGAFSYGSGLAASMFSLRVSQDATPGSPLDKLLSSLADLPTRLDTRKRVAPQDFAEIMKRREETHHLANHTPHGSHTDLFPGTWYLERVDDKYRRQYARKPL; encoded by the exons ATGCTGCGCTTGGTCGGCCGCGCTGCACGCTGCTggggggcgaggcgggggcCGGCACGGGCGCCCCGGGTGTCCCAGTGCCCCGCGGCCACGCAGCCGGCACG CCTCTCCAGCACTGCCGCGGCGGTGGCCAGCACGGGTACCTGGCCCAAGGACGTGGGCATCCTGGCGCTGGAGGTGTACTTCCCCGCACAGTACgtggagcaggcagagctggagcgCTACGACGGCGTGGAGGCCGGCAAGTACACGCGGGGCCTGGGCCAGCAGCAGATGGGCTTCTGTGCCGCGCACGAGGACATCAACTCCCTGTGCCTGACGGTGGTGCAGCGGCTGGTGGAGCGCGGCCGCCTCTCCTGGGACGCCATCGGCCGCCTCGAGGTGGGCACCGAGACTGTCATCGACAAGTCCAAGGCCGTCAAGACCGTCCTCATGGAGCTCTTCCGCGACTCGGGCAACAGCGACGTGGAGGGCATCGACACCACCAACGCCTGCTACGGCGGCACGGCCTCGCTCTTCAACGCCGCCGCCTGGGTCGAGTCCAGCGCCTGGGACG GCCGCTACGCCGTGGTGGTGTGCGGGGATATCGCCGTCTACGCCACGGGGAACGCGCGGCCCACGGGAGGTGCCGGCGCCATCGCCATGCTGGTGGGACCCAACGCCCCCCTGGTGCTGGAGAGAG GCCTGCGGGGAACCCACATGGAGCATGCCTACGACTTCTACAAGCCTGACCTGGCCTCCGAGTACCCGGTGGTGGACGGGCCTCTGTCCATCCAGTGCTACCTGCGGGCGCTGGACCGCTGCTACGCCGTGTACCGCAGGAAGGCGGAGAGCCAGTGGCAGAAGG CCGGCATCCACCGGCCCTTCACCCTTGATGACTTCAAGTTCATCATTTTCCACACGCCCTTCTGCAAGCTGGTGCAGAAGTCGGTGGGGCGGCTGCTGCTCAACGACTTCCTGGCTGCCCCCAACCCCGACACGGCCAGCGGTGTCTACAAGGGGCTGCAGCCTTTTCG CGGCGTGAAGCTGGAGGACACCTACACCAGCAAGGAGGTGGAGAAGGCGTTCCAGGCGGCCAGCCAGGAGATCTTCAACCAGAAGACCAAGCCCtcgctgctcctctcctcccgcAACGGCAACATGTACACACCGTCCATGTACGGCTGCCTGGCCTCCCTCCTGGCACA GTGCTCGGCTCAGGACCTGGCCGGCTCCAGGATCGGCGCCTTCTCCTACGGCTCGGGGCTGGCCGCCAGCATGTTCTCCCTCCGCGTCTCGCAGGACGCCACCCCGG GCTCACCCCTGGacaagctgctctccagcctggcCGACCTGCCCACCCGCCTGGACACCCGCAAGCGCGTGGCCCCGCAGGACTTCGCCGAGATCATGAAGCGCCGGGAGGAGACCCACCACCTGG